In Alkalihalobacillus sp. FSL W8-0930, a single window of DNA contains:
- a CDS encoding pseudouridine synthase, whose protein sequence is MERLQKVIAHAGVASRRKAEELILQGRVSVNGKPVTELGVKVQANRDKIEVDGVPIDKEEPVYFLLYKPSGVISSVSDDRDRKVVTDYVQVEQRVFPVGRLDYETSGLILLTNDGEFANLLMHPRHTINKVYVAKVEGIPTKENLRRLEKGIMLEDGKTAPAQVKLMTVDKKKNTAIVRLSIHEGRNRQVRRMFEAVGHGVQKLKREEYSFLTLKGMNPGDVRPLKPIEVKHLRELAVTKPS, encoded by the coding sequence ATGGAACGGTTACAAAAAGTGATTGCCCACGCAGGCGTTGCATCCAGACGAAAAGCAGAGGAATTAATCCTCCAGGGACGGGTGTCAGTGAACGGAAAACCCGTGACTGAATTAGGTGTAAAAGTACAAGCAAATCGAGATAAAATTGAAGTGGATGGTGTTCCGATCGATAAGGAAGAACCTGTTTACTTTCTTTTATATAAACCGAGTGGAGTCATTTCAAGTGTAAGTGATGATCGCGACCGAAAAGTAGTCACTGATTATGTTCAAGTGGAACAGCGGGTCTTTCCTGTAGGACGCTTAGATTATGAAACATCCGGTTTAATTTTACTGACAAACGATGGAGAATTTGCCAATCTTCTCATGCATCCTCGACACACCATTAACAAGGTGTATGTAGCTAAGGTAGAAGGTATCCCAACAAAAGAAAACTTAAGACGACTTGAAAAGGGGATCATGCTAGAAGATGGGAAGACAGCCCCAGCTCAAGTTAAGCTTATGACCGTGGACAAGAAAAAAAATACAGCGATTGTGAGATTAAGCATTCACGAAGGTCGCAATCGTCAAGTTCGTCGCATGTTTGAAGCAGTTGGCCATGGAGTTCAGAAGCTAAAACGTGAGGAATACAGCTTCCTGACGCTAAAAGGGATGAACCCAGGTGACGTGCGTCCGCTTAAACCAATTGAGGTTAAGCATCTTCGTGAGCTTGCTGTCACGAAACCGTCATAA
- a CDS encoding D-alanyl-D-alanine carboxypeptidase family protein translates to MIKKISLLVLSVLLLTMGWTTGLVKAEANIGVSAQAAVLMEQSTGRVLYGKNEHEPMRIASITKIMTAILAIESGKLNETVTVSDRAFGTEGSSLYLQAGEKVLLEDLVYGLMMRSGNDAAMAIAEHVGGSVEGFVLLMNQKAEEIGMEHTTFQNPHGLDDLENHRSSAYDMALLTQYAMTNETYKTISSTSDYRTKEGTTRVFHNKNKLLTQLYKYSTGGKTGYTKLAHRTLVSTATKNDLDLIVVTLDAPSDWDDHMNLFNWAFDQVKLQEVVQEGPISLVKDEYYKGRVYSKQSYFYPIKKNELNKLNQEVTLVTPPVAEEKLTEPVGKLTVKMDQEVLTSIPLYYDPPTVEEKRSFWNRLFGVIQVVVGVQANDQ, encoded by the coding sequence ATGATAAAAAAGATCAGTTTATTAGTACTATCCGTATTGCTGTTAACGATGGGATGGACAACCGGGCTTGTAAAAGCAGAAGCAAACATTGGGGTCTCTGCGCAAGCTGCTGTCTTAATGGAGCAGTCTACCGGCAGAGTGTTATATGGGAAAAACGAACACGAACCGATGCGGATCGCAAGCATAACAAAGATCATGACAGCCATTCTCGCCATTGAGTCCGGTAAACTAAATGAGACTGTTACCGTGTCTGATCGAGCATTTGGAACAGAAGGATCTTCACTCTACCTACAAGCTGGGGAGAAGGTGTTACTCGAAGACTTGGTGTATGGATTAATGATGAGAAGTGGCAATGATGCGGCAATGGCTATTGCTGAACATGTAGGAGGAAGCGTCGAGGGCTTTGTTCTACTTATGAATCAGAAAGCAGAAGAGATAGGGATGGAGCACACAACGTTTCAAAATCCACATGGCTTAGATGATCTTGAAAATCATCGCTCCAGCGCATATGACATGGCTCTTCTAACTCAGTATGCGATGACCAATGAGACGTATAAAACGATCTCAAGTACAAGTGATTATCGGACAAAAGAAGGAACGACTCGAGTATTTCACAACAAGAACAAGCTACTTACCCAGCTTTATAAGTATTCAACTGGTGGAAAAACAGGATATACGAAGCTGGCCCATCGGACGCTTGTGTCAACAGCAACTAAAAACGATCTTGATTTGATCGTTGTCACACTTGATGCGCCAAGTGATTGGGATGATCATATGAATCTCTTTAATTGGGCATTTGATCAAGTAAAGCTTCAGGAGGTTGTTCAAGAGGGGCCTATTTCACTTGTTAAGGACGAGTACTATAAAGGAAGAGTCTATTCAAAGCAATCGTATTTTTACCCGATTAAGAAAAACGAGTTGAACAAGTTAAATCAAGAAGTAACACTCGTTACACCTCCCGTAGCTGAGGAAAAATTGACTGAACCTGTTGGCAAGCTAACTGTGAAAATGGATCAAGAAGTTCTGACAAGTATTCCACTTTATTATGATCCTCCAACCGTAGAAGAAAAGCGCTCCTTTTGGAATCGGTTGTTTGGAGTGATCCAGGTCGTAGTGGGGGTCCAAGCAAATGATCAATAA
- a CDS encoding spore maturation protein — translation MSWLTELSIWFIPFLIGGILVYGTIKKVPTYETFVEGAKEGFGMSISIIPYLVGMMVAISVFRASGALDFIMNAMSPLFHLIGVPGEIVPLALLRPVSGTGALALMSDLIATHGPDSFIGRLAATMQGSTDTTFYILTVYFGAVGVKKMGDALKVGLLADLVGIVASIVIITILFHGV, via the coding sequence ATGAGTTGGTTAACGGAACTCTCAATCTGGTTTATTCCCTTTTTAATTGGCGGCATTTTAGTGTATGGAACGATTAAAAAAGTTCCAACCTATGAAACGTTTGTAGAAGGTGCTAAGGAAGGGTTTGGGATGTCGATCTCCATTATTCCATATTTAGTGGGAATGATGGTGGCAATCTCTGTATTCAGAGCCTCGGGTGCCCTTGATTTTATAATGAACGCGATGTCACCTCTGTTTCATTTAATAGGTGTTCCCGGTGAGATCGTGCCACTAGCATTGTTGCGTCCTGTTTCAGGAACAGGAGCGCTTGCCTTAATGAGTGATTTAATTGCCACTCACGGGCCGGACTCATTTATCGGGCGACTGGCAGCGACGATGCAAGGTAGTACCGATACTACCTTTTATATCTTAACCGTTTACTTCGGAGCTGTCGGTGTAAAGAAGATGGGAGATGCGCTTAAAGTAGGCTTGCTCGCTGATTTAGTTGGTATTGTGGCTTCTATCGTTATTATTACGATTTTATTCCATGGAGTATGA
- a CDS encoding DUF421 domain-containing protein yields the protein MLDSTYGSLTVELIVGFFALLLLTKILGKNQLSQLSPFDFVSALVVGELVGNAIYDDEVSIFRVLVAIAIWGTLIYLIEIITQKIRRSRSWLEGSPSIVIYKGKVDFKALKKNKLDINQLQHLLRDKGAFSINEVEHGVLETDGTITVLKKHPFDTPKNQELNIKPSPVPLPLLVILDGEISKKNLETANLTETWLQKEIHKQGYKKCEEILYGEWIEGDALYLQAYEESSS from the coding sequence ATGCTTGATTCTACTTATGGTTCTCTGACTGTTGAATTAATTGTTGGCTTTTTTGCTTTATTATTATTAACAAAAATTCTCGGGAAAAATCAGCTATCACAGCTTTCTCCCTTTGACTTTGTCTCAGCCTTAGTTGTTGGGGAACTCGTTGGTAATGCGATCTATGATGACGAGGTGAGTATTTTTAGGGTGCTTGTTGCCATTGCAATCTGGGGAACGTTGATTTATTTGATTGAAATCATTACACAGAAAATTAGAAGATCCCGCTCATGGCTTGAAGGCAGCCCTTCCATTGTGATCTATAAAGGAAAGGTTGATTTTAAAGCGTTAAAGAAAAATAAATTAGACATTAATCAGCTGCAGCATCTGTTAAGGGATAAAGGAGCTTTCTCTATTAATGAAGTAGAACACGGAGTCCTCGAAACCGATGGGACCATTACGGTTTTAAAGAAACACCCATTTGACACGCCAAAGAACCAAGAGCTTAATATCAAGCCTTCTCCTGTCCCTCTTCCATTGTTAGTGATCCTTGATGGAGAGATATCAAAGAAAAACCTAGAAACAGCAAACCTTACAGAAACCTGGCTCCAAAAAGAAATTCATAAACAAGGTTATAAGAAGTGTGAAGAGATCTTATACGGGGAATGGATTGAGGGCGACGCCTTGTATCTCCAAGCTTATGAAGAATCATCTTCATAA
- the ccsB gene encoding c-type cytochrome biogenesis protein CcsB: MAAASGTLMLIAFFLYLASTIAFAVAVTGKKWRNKQGEMKGNRWGTFGFIFSILAAVCSLSYFILRWSVAGHPPVSNMFEYMTFLGIAMGLAFILIYSLYRNNVIGMFTMPTVMLLIAYASLFPREVAPLIPALQSNWLKIHVITTALGQGILSIGFAAGLVYLIRTLDYSKPGLKTAALEWIMYAITSLVGYIGIGYLFRLFNYEAVFQYINEFDAEAQMTYTLPAIVGPNEGELLTDGRMQPLFHVWADIRSDDLNTVIWSFIAGIVIYVLLRLVLRKRIGHAIQPLLKSVNPEQVDEVSYRAIAIGFPIFALGGLVFAMIWAQIAWTRFWGWDPKEVWALITFLFYAVYLHLRLSNGWHGEKSAWLCVIGFAIIMFNLVFVNLVIAGLHSYA, encoded by the coding sequence ATGGCTGCAGCAAGTGGAACACTTATGCTTATTGCGTTTTTTCTTTATTTGGCTTCAACGATTGCATTTGCAGTTGCTGTTACAGGGAAGAAGTGGAGAAATAAACAAGGAGAAATGAAGGGGAATCGCTGGGGAACATTTGGCTTTATTTTTAGTATACTTGCTGCCGTTTGTTCTTTAAGCTATTTTATTCTAAGGTGGTCTGTTGCTGGACATCCACCTGTAAGTAATATGTTCGAGTATATGACGTTTTTAGGCATTGCTATGGGGCTTGCATTCATTTTAATCTATAGTCTCTATCGTAACAACGTAATCGGTATGTTTACCATGCCAACAGTTATGCTCTTAATAGCTTATGCGTCTCTCTTTCCAAGAGAGGTTGCACCACTTATTCCGGCCCTACAAAGTAACTGGTTAAAGATTCACGTCATTACAACGGCTCTTGGTCAAGGAATTTTATCAATCGGATTTGCAGCCGGACTTGTTTATTTAATTCGAACATTGGATTACTCCAAGCCTGGATTAAAAACAGCAGCTCTTGAGTGGATTATGTATGCAATCACAAGTTTAGTTGGTTATATTGGGATTGGATATTTATTTAGATTATTTAATTATGAAGCTGTCTTTCAATACATAAATGAATTTGATGCAGAAGCTCAAATGACATACACCTTACCTGCGATTGTTGGACCAAACGAAGGGGAACTGTTAACGGATGGACGTATGCAGCCCTTGTTTCATGTGTGGGCTGATATTCGTAGTGATGACTTAAATACAGTTATCTGGTCGTTTATTGCCGGGATTGTGATATATGTACTTTTACGCCTTGTGTTACGAAAAAGAATTGGACATGCCATTCAACCTCTATTAAAATCAGTGAACCCTGAGCAGGTGGATGAAGTGAGTTACCGCGCCATCGCCATTGGTTTTCCGATCTTTGCATTAGGCGGGCTTGTCTTTGCGATGATTTGGGCTCAAATTGCCTGGACACGTTTTTGGGGTTGGGATCCAAAAGAAGTATGGGCGCTTATTACCTTTTTATTTTATGCTGTATACTTACATTTACGTTTATCAAATGGATGGCATGGAGAAAAGTCAGCCTGGTTATGTGTTATCGGGTTCGCCATCATTATGTTTAATCTAGTATTTGTTAATTTAGTCATTGCTGGTCTGCATTCGTATGCATAA
- the spoVAC gene encoding stage V sporulation protein AC codes for MATNKLNPEQKQYQQLAKKHEKKRPVLKNCIRAFLVGGLICVIGQGISIFFYTFFDFTEKTAGNPTVAVLILLSTLLTGFGVYDRIAQFSGAGTAVPVTGFANSVASAAIEHRTEGYVLGVGGNMFKLAGSVIVFGTVAAFFVAIIKTIVQGGF; via the coding sequence ATGGCAACAAATAAATTAAACCCAGAACAAAAGCAATATCAGCAACTTGCCAAAAAGCATGAGAAAAAAAGACCTGTTCTTAAGAATTGTATACGAGCATTTCTAGTTGGAGGTCTTATTTGTGTAATAGGTCAAGGGATCTCTATTTTCTTTTATACCTTTTTTGATTTCACTGAAAAAACAGCAGGTAATCCAACCGTCGCAGTTCTTATCTTACTATCTACCTTACTAACAGGTTTTGGCGTTTACGATCGAATTGCTCAATTCTCTGGTGCGGGAACGGCTGTACCTGTCACGGGGTTTGCAAATTCGGTTGCATCTGCGGCGATCGAACATCGTACAGAAGGATATGTGCTGGGTGTAGGTGGAAATATGTTCAAACTTGCAGGTTCAGTTATTGTATTTGGGACAGTTGCAGCATTTTTTGTGGCCATTATTAAAACCATCGTTCAAGGAGGGTTTTAA
- a CDS encoding DUF421 domain-containing protein, which translates to MVEELKDLGLIILRIITIFPLLLVMTMYMGKRSIGELPIFDFLIIISLASVVGADIADPSVKHLPTAFAIICICLLQVFVSKLAIRNRTFGKWISFEPTVVIRNGKILVQNIKSIRYSLDNILEMARSKSVFDLDEIELGIIEASGELSIYKKAEKQSPSIEDLGIQKTPGGIAYPVIIEGEIQEEILKRLKINKKNLLDKLNQKGIQTYDSIFLCTINSNGEIQLAYTNHDIKYEAIQH; encoded by the coding sequence GTGGTAGAAGAACTAAAAGATTTAGGACTCATAATTTTAAGAATCATTACCATTTTCCCTTTACTTCTCGTTATGACGATGTATATGGGAAAACGTTCGATCGGGGAGCTCCCCATCTTTGATTTTCTAATCATTATTTCTCTTGCTTCTGTTGTTGGAGCAGACATTGCTGATCCTAGTGTAAAACACCTGCCAACAGCCTTTGCTATCATCTGCATCTGTTTACTTCAAGTCTTTGTGTCAAAGCTAGCTATCCGAAATCGTACCTTTGGAAAATGGATTTCATTTGAGCCAACAGTTGTCATTCGAAATGGGAAAATTCTAGTCCAAAATATAAAAAGTATTCGGTACTCTTTAGATAACATTTTAGAAATGGCACGAAGCAAAAGCGTATTTGATCTAGATGAAATAGAACTTGGTATTATTGAAGCGAGTGGTGAGCTCAGCATATATAAGAAAGCAGAGAAACAATCTCCTTCAATTGAGGATCTAGGGATTCAAAAAACGCCTGGAGGGATCGCCTACCCTGTCATTATTGAAGGTGAAATTCAAGAAGAAATATTAAAGAGACTCAAAATAAACAAAAAAAACCTCCTGGATAAATTAAACCAGAAGGGTATTCAGACGTACGATTCCATTTTTCTTTGTACCATTAATTCAAATGGTGAGATTCAGCTTGCTTACACAAACCATGATATTAAATACGAAGCCATTCAGCATTAG
- a CDS encoding nucleoside recognition domain-containing protein, producing MINKIWMSMFVIGVLFAAWNGTMDQVNAAIFSGAKEGVAICLGLISVLAFWLGLMKIAEVSGLLATFAKMLRPLATKIFPEVPANHPAMGYILSNITANMFGLGNAATPMGIKAMEQLKQLNHNRDSASRSMVTLLALNTACITFIPTTVISIRMSYGSASPTDIVGPTIMASACAFIGAIIIDRIFYMRKMRKQRTI from the coding sequence ATGATCAATAAAATTTGGATGTCGATGTTTGTGATTGGCGTTCTTTTTGCAGCCTGGAATGGGACGATGGACCAAGTGAATGCAGCCATATTTTCAGGTGCAAAGGAGGGTGTTGCCATCTGTCTCGGTCTAATCAGTGTACTCGCATTTTGGTTAGGTTTAATGAAAATTGCCGAGGTATCTGGTCTTCTCGCAACATTTGCTAAAATGTTACGTCCTCTTGCTACAAAGATTTTTCCGGAGGTTCCTGCTAACCATCCGGCAATGGGGTATATCCTAAGTAATATCACGGCTAATATGTTTGGTCTTGGGAATGCTGCTACACCAATGGGAATTAAAGCAATGGAGCAATTAAAACAACTTAACCATAATCGAGATTCAGCCAGTCGCTCCATGGTGACGCTACTCGCTTTGAATACGGCATGTATTACGTTTATTCCAACAACCGTTATATCAATTCGGATGAGTTACGGCTCTGCTTCTCCAACAGATATTGTCGGACCAACGATTATGGCATCTGCTTGTGCATTCATTGGAGCCATAATCATTGATCGCATCTTTTATATGAGAAAGATGAGAAAGCAGCGAACAATATGA
- a CDS encoding thiol-disulfide oxidoreductase ResA, whose product MKRKRLIMRSSILFAIVVAVGATIYFNFMKDHSIAQAGNATIDFSLKDLDDETHQLSDYEGKGVMLNFWGTYCPPCEREMPYMESQYQEYKEKGVEILAVNVNEAPLAVNTFVNRYDLSFPILLDKNMQVSEAYGVRPLPTTILINESGMITKVHQGEMNEAMINEFLDSIVPNE is encoded by the coding sequence ATGAAAAGAAAACGGTTAATTATGAGGTCGTCTATCTTATTTGCCATAGTTGTAGCAGTAGGAGCAACCATTTACTTTAACTTTATGAAAGATCATAGTATTGCCCAAGCAGGAAATGCGACAATTGACTTCTCCCTTAAGGATTTAGATGATGAAACTCACCAACTATCAGACTATGAAGGAAAAGGCGTAATGTTAAATTTCTGGGGAACGTACTGTCCTCCATGTGAACGTGAGATGCCTTATATGGAATCTCAATATCAAGAATACAAGGAAAAGGGTGTTGAGATTCTAGCAGTCAATGTAAATGAAGCGCCACTTGCAGTAAACACATTTGTAAACCGCTATGATCTTAGTTTTCCTATCTTACTAGATAAAAATATGCAAGTATCAGAAGCGTATGGGGTTCGGCCGCTTCCAACGACAATTTTAATAAATGAAAGCGGTATGATTACGAAGGTTCATCAAGGTGAAATGAACGAGGCCATGATTAATGAATTCTTAGATTCAATTGTGCCTAACGAGTAA
- a CDS encoding phasin family protein: MVRSILNNVYSLGLGAAVASKEQIEKAVDDLVKKGEIKRSESENLVEDLIEKGSQTQKQIDGIVQERVQQMLRSMNIATKEEVEALERRIRELEQSIPKQ; the protein is encoded by the coding sequence ATGGTCAGAAGTATATTGAATAATGTGTATTCACTTGGTTTAGGTGCTGCCGTAGCTAGTAAGGAACAAATTGAAAAAGCGGTAGATGATTTAGTCAAAAAGGGCGAGATCAAACGTTCTGAATCAGAAAATCTTGTGGAAGATTTAATTGAAAAAGGAAGTCAAACTCAAAAACAAATTGATGGCATTGTTCAAGAACGTGTTCAACAAATGCTTCGTTCTATGAATATCGCAACAAAAGAAGAAGTGGAAGCATTAGAGCGCAGAATTAGAGAATTAGAACAATCCATTCCAAAACAGTAA
- the spoVAD gene encoding stage V sporulation protein AD — protein MLVGKQSWVFESKPVIRSTGTIGGPFEANGRLADEFDLLHDNLWMGQGSYEKAQTVLIEQACEKAIEKGGLTKDQIQFMLSGDLVNQLTPSTFAGRSLKIPYLGLFGACSTSMEGLAMAAYLIQTRGAKHAVAVASSHNAATEKQFRYPTEYGGQKPPTAQWTVTAAGAAVVSHEGNGPRVTAATIGRIIDMGLSDPFNMGGAMAPAAVDTLEAHFRDTGKSPEDYDLIVSGDLGEIGLAIAKELCEQRGIVLKENQFKDCGLMIYKEDQPVLAGASGPGCSAVVTYGHLLNRMKKGELNRILVIATGALLSPLSFQQKESIPCIAHAVSIEAEGVRA, from the coding sequence ATGCTAGTAGGAAAACAAAGCTGGGTATTCGAAAGCAAACCGGTTATTCGTTCAACCGGGACAATAGGTGGACCTTTTGAAGCGAATGGTCGTTTGGCGGATGAATTTGATCTGTTGCATGATAACCTTTGGATGGGCCAGGGTTCATATGAAAAAGCACAAACCGTTTTAATTGAACAAGCATGTGAAAAGGCGATTGAGAAAGGTGGGCTGACAAAGGATCAAATACAGTTTATGTTGTCTGGCGATCTGGTTAATCAACTAACTCCTTCGACATTTGCAGGAAGAAGTCTTAAGATTCCTTATCTCGGACTTTTTGGTGCTTGTTCTACTTCAATGGAAGGTCTTGCAATGGCTGCGTACCTCATTCAAACAAGGGGAGCAAAACATGCTGTTGCTGTAGCATCCAGTCATAACGCAGCCACAGAAAAGCAATTTCGCTATCCAACTGAGTACGGTGGGCAAAAACCGCCAACCGCACAATGGACGGTAACAGCAGCAGGTGCAGCTGTTGTATCACATGAAGGTAATGGTCCACGAGTGACGGCCGCAACGATTGGGCGAATTATTGATATGGGATTGTCTGATCCATTTAATATGGGCGGAGCGATGGCACCTGCTGCGGTTGATACGCTAGAAGCACATTTTCGTGATACTGGAAAAAGCCCTGAGGATTACGATCTGATTGTGAGTGGTGATCTAGGTGAGATTGGACTCGCCATTGCCAAAGAATTGTGTGAGCAAAGAGGAATCGTGTTAAAGGAAAACCAGTTTAAAGACTGTGGCCTCATGATTTATAAGGAAGATCAACCTGTACTTGCTGGAGCGAGTGGCCCGGGATGCTCCGCTGTTGTTACATATGGTCATCTGTTAAACCGAATGAAAAAAGGTGAGTTAAATCGCATTCTTGTGATTGCAACAGGTGCTCTTTTATCGCCACTTTCATTTCAACAAAAGGAATCCATCCCTTGTATTGCACATGCTGTATCAATCGAAGCAGAGGGGGTGAGAGCTTGA
- a CDS encoding cytochrome c biogenesis protein ResB has protein sequence MSNVQCECGQANSEGTLICQKCGKPLEKTETEAPLLNMRYEGAARRSKTYTSTIIDKIWMFFSSVKVGIWILVILLFASALGSIFPQEVFIPADQNASIYYKEEYGFLGQLYYDVGFHNLYGSWWYMLLLASLGVSLIIASLDRVVPLYKSLSKQRITRHPMFLKKQRLFSKTEESNVDQEQMINAVKSNLSKKHYKIREENGNLLAEKNRFARWGPYVNHVGIIIFLIGCMLRYFPGMYVDESMWVREGEEARVPGTDSTLFVHNERFFVEYYDESDPTFQEALERNGDPVVKTFQTDAVLLATEETGVIGESSEKKEVARQEIRVNEPLSYEGLSLYQTQYKLNELNELSFTLENKETGETYGRMDIDLFDPEEVYELEEGYKVEVLGYFPDYFMNDQNQPSTRSRVPDNPYFFFKMYTPDTPEGEVSFVGIQDNREPLGETEYKMTFVDVVMKNVSILTVRKDYTIPFLIVGGAIFMIGLVQGAYWTHRRIWLQKVDNEWWIAGHTNKSWLALQRDIGFVAEGTGLNETVDQSEDKQKKKEAQEGS, from the coding sequence TTGAGTAACGTACAGTGTGAATGTGGTCAAGCCAACTCCGAAGGTACGCTAATTTGTCAAAAGTGTGGAAAACCTCTTGAGAAAACGGAGACCGAAGCACCATTGCTTAATATGCGATATGAAGGAGCTGCTCGTCGATCAAAAACATACACGAGCACAATCATAGATAAAATCTGGATGTTCTTTTCATCAGTTAAGGTTGGAATTTGGATTTTAGTAATCCTACTATTTGCTTCTGCATTAGGGAGTATTTTTCCACAGGAGGTTTTTATCCCTGCGGACCAGAATGCATCAATCTATTATAAAGAAGAGTATGGATTCTTAGGTCAGCTGTATTATGATGTTGGCTTTCATAACTTATATGGCTCGTGGTGGTATATGCTGCTATTGGCATCACTTGGGGTGTCATTAATTATTGCAAGCTTGGATCGTGTGGTTCCTCTTTATAAATCCTTATCAAAGCAGCGAATTACACGCCATCCGATGTTTTTAAAAAAGCAACGACTCTTTTCAAAAACAGAAGAAAGTAATGTCGATCAAGAGCAAATGATCAACGCCGTAAAATCAAATTTATCAAAAAAGCATTACAAAATTAGAGAGGAAAATGGAAATCTACTAGCCGAGAAAAACCGCTTTGCTAGATGGGGCCCTTATGTGAATCATGTAGGGATTATCATTTTTCTAATTGGGTGTATGCTGCGGTATTTTCCTGGTATGTATGTTGATGAATCAATGTGGGTTCGTGAGGGGGAGGAAGCAAGAGTCCCAGGAACGGATTCAACCCTGTTTGTACATAATGAACGATTTTTTGTTGAGTACTACGATGAATCAGATCCAACGTTTCAAGAAGCGCTTGAGCGAAATGGTGATCCCGTTGTTAAAACGTTTCAAACCGATGCCGTTTTGCTAGCGACCGAAGAAACGGGAGTGATCGGTGAATCAAGTGAGAAAAAGGAAGTAGCCAGACAAGAAATTCGTGTAAATGAACCCTTATCATATGAAGGTCTTTCCTTATATCAGACACAGTATAAGTTAAATGAACTTAATGAATTGTCCTTTACATTAGAAAATAAAGAGACAGGCGAAACGTATGGTCGAATGGATATCGATCTGTTTGATCCTGAAGAAGTGTATGAACTTGAAGAAGGATATAAAGTCGAAGTATTAGGGTATTTCCCTGATTACTTTATGAACGATCAAAACCAGCCGTCAACTCGTTCGCGTGTGCCCGATAATCCTTATTTCTTCTTTAAAATGTACACGCCTGATACACCAGAGGGTGAAGTAAGCTTCGTAGGAATCCAAGATAACCGGGAACCACTAGGTGAAACGGAATACAAGATGACGTTTGTGGATGTTGTAATGAAAAATGTAAGTATTTTGACTGTGCGTAAGGATTATACGATTCCATTCCTTATTGTAGGTGGAGCAATCTTTATGATTGGTTTAGTCCAAGGAGCTTATTGGACGCATCGTCGAATTTGGTTACAAAAGGTTGACAATGAATGGTGGATCGCTGGCCATACAAATAAAAGCTGGCTTGCCTTGCAACGTGATATCGGATTTGTTGCAGAGGGTACGGGCCTGAACGAGACAGTCGATCAGTCAGAAGATAAACAGAAAAAGAAAGAAGCTCAGGAGGGTTCATAA
- the spoVAE gene encoding stage V sporulation protein AE encodes MIFLWAFLVGGLICVIGQLLMDVGGLTPAHTMSTLVVSGAVLNGIGVYDRLIDFAGAGVTVPITSFGNSLVQGAMDEVARNGIIGVLTGIFEVTSAGISAAIIFGFLASLIFKPKG; translated from the coding sequence TTGATCTTTCTTTGGGCTTTCCTCGTTGGAGGGTTAATCTGTGTCATTGGACAACTTTTAATGGATGTAGGTGGTCTAACGCCAGCTCACACCATGTCTACACTTGTTGTAAGCGGCGCCGTCTTAAATGGAATTGGCGTTTACGATCGACTCATTGATTTTGCTGGAGCAGGTGTAACGGTTCCGATTACCAGCTTCGGTAACTCCCTTGTTCAAGGGGCGATGGATGAAGTGGCTCGAAACGGTATCATTGGTGTATTAACAGGGATATTCGAGGTGACAAGTGCCGGGATTTCTGCCGCGATTATCTTTGGTTTCTTAGCTTCTCTTATCTTTAAACCAAAAGGCTAA